AAACCCGCCCCCGGCGCCGGCCTGGAATACGTCGAGCGGCCCGAGCCCGAGACGGGCCCGGCCGACGTGAAGATCCGGGTGCTGCGCACCGGAATCTGCGGCACCGACCTGCACATCGAGAAGTGGGACGACTGGGCCGCGTCGACGATCGCCGCGCCGCTCATCCCCGGCCACGAGTTCTACGGCGAGGTCGTCGAGGTCGGGCCGCTCGTGCACGACGTCGCCGTCGGCGACCGCGTCTCGGGCGAGGGGCACATCGTCTGCGGCATGTGCCGCAACTGCCGGGCCGGGCGCCGCCAGATGTGCATCCGCACGAAGGGCGTGGGCCTGCACCGCGACGGCGCGTTCGCCGAGTACGTCGTGCTGCCCGGTGAGAACGTCTGGGTGCACCACGCCGACATCGAGCCCGAGGTCGGTGCGATCTTCGACCCGTTCGGCAACGCCGTGCACACCGCGCTCGCGTTCTCGGTCGTCGGCGAAGACGTGCTCGTCACCGGATGCGGCCCGATCGGACTCATGTCGATCGCGGTCGCTCGGCACGTCGGCGCCCGCTTCATCGTCGCGACGGATGTCTCGCCCGCACGCCTCGACCTCGCCCTCGCCATGGGCGCCGACGCCGTCGTCGACGTCTCGAAGGAGCGGGTGCGGTCGGCGCAGGACCGGCTCGGCATGCGCGAGGGCTTCGACGTCGGCTTCGAGATGTCGGGCTCGGCGAGGGCGCTGCCCGAGATGATCGAGAACATGAACCACGGCGGCCGCATGGCGCTGCTCGGCCTGCCCGCCGAGCCGTTCGCGATCGATTGGGGCAAGGTCGTCACCCACATGCTCACCATGAAGGGCATCTACGGGCGCGAGATGTTCGAGACGTGGAATTCGATGAGCGCGATGCTGCAGACGAGCCCGCAGCTGCGCTCGCGCGTCGCCTCGATCATCAGCGACCGCTACCCGGCACGCGACTGGCGTGCGGCGTTCGATGCGGCCGCCTCGGGCGGCGTCGGCAAGGTCATCCTCGACTGGACGGAGCTGTAGTCATGTACGGAACGGTGAAGGAGCAGCTGCGCGCGGAGCTCGACGAGATCGAGGCCGCAGGGCTCACCAAGCGCGAGCGCGGCATCCACGGCCCGCAGTCGTCCGAGATCGAGGTCGCCGGCCGCGAGGTGCTGAACTTCTGCGCCAACAACTACCTCGGGCTCGCGAACGACCCGCGCATCGTCGCGGCGGCGCACGCCGGGCTCGACGACTGGGGCTACGGGCTCGCGAGCGTGCGGTTCATCTGCGGCACGCAGGAACTGCACCTCGAACTCGAGCGGCGCGTCTCCGACTTCCTCGGCTACGACGACACGATCCTCTTCTCCTCGTGCTTCGATGCCAACGGCGGCGTCTTCGAGGTGCTCTTCGGGCCCGATGACGCGATCATCTCCGACGAGCTGAACCACGCCTCGATCATCGACGGCATCCGCCTGTCGAAGGCCCGGCGCTACCGCTACAAGAACCGCGACCTCGCCGACCTCGAGGCGCAGCTCGTCGCGGCATCCGATGCCCGCCGCCGCGTGATCGTGACCGACGGCGTGTTCTCGATGGACGGCTACATCGCGCCGCTGGCCGAGATCTGCGACCTCGCCGACAAGTACGACGCGCTCGTCTTCGTCGACGACTCGCACGCCGTCGGGTTCGTCGGCGAGCACGGCCGGGGCACGCCTGAGCACTGCGGCGTCGAGGGCCGGGTCGACATCACGACCGGCACCTTCGGCAAGGCGCTCGGCGGGGCATCCGGCGGCTACGTCGCCGCCCGGCAGGAGATCGTCGACCTGCTGCGCCAGCGCGCTCGGCCCTACCTCTTCTCGAACACGCTCGCCCCGGCGATCGTGGCGGGCACGATCCAGGCGCTCGAGCTGCTCGCCTCGTCGGGCGAGCTGCGGTCGCGGCTGCGTGCGAACTCGGCGCTGTTCCGTTCATTGATGACGGATGCCTCGTTCGACCTGCTGCCCGGCGAGCACCCGATCGTGCCCGTGATGTTCGGCGACGCCGCGCTCACCGCACGCATGGCCGACGCGCTGCAGCGGCACGGGGTGTACGTGACGGCGTTCAGCTTCCCGGTCGTGCCCCGAGGGGCCGCGCGCATCCGCGTGCAGCTGTCGGCGGCGCACTCCGAAGACGAGATCCGGCGCTGCGTGGCCGCCTTCGTGGCGGCGCGCGACGAGGTGGCCGCGGCCGGGTAGTCGTCTCGACGGGCTCGACCAGCAGGCGACCTCGTTCTGCGGGTCGAGCTTGTCGAAGCCCGTTGCGCGGGAAACAGGTCTCGACGGGCTCGACCAGCAGACGCTGGCGGGTCAGCGCCCGCGCGCACCCACCCGGGCACCCAGCGAGCGGGGCGCGAACCGCACGAGGCCGACGAGCAGCCGATACCGCAGCGACGGCACCGAGACGGCCTTGCCGCGCGCGGCGTCGCGCAGCGCTTCGGCGACGACCGTTCGGGCGTCGAGCCACATCCAGCCGGGAACACCCTCCTGCCCGGGCGGCAGCCCGAGCCGCTCGTGGAAGTTCGTGTGCGTGTAGCCCGGGCACACGGCCGTCATCGTGA
The sequence above is a segment of the Agromyces hippuratus genome. Coding sequences within it:
- the tdh gene encoding L-threonine 3-dehydrogenase translates to MKALYKPAPGAGLEYVERPEPETGPADVKIRVLRTGICGTDLHIEKWDDWAASTIAAPLIPGHEFYGEVVEVGPLVHDVAVGDRVSGEGHIVCGMCRNCRAGRRQMCIRTKGVGLHRDGAFAEYVVLPGENVWVHHADIEPEVGAIFDPFGNAVHTALAFSVVGEDVLVTGCGPIGLMSIAVARHVGARFIVATDVSPARLDLALAMGADAVVDVSKERVRSAQDRLGMREGFDVGFEMSGSARALPEMIENMNHGGRMALLGLPAEPFAIDWGKVVTHMLTMKGIYGREMFETWNSMSAMLQTSPQLRSRVASIISDRYPARDWRAAFDAAASGGVGKVILDWTEL
- a CDS encoding glycine C-acetyltransferase; this encodes MYGTVKEQLRAELDEIEAAGLTKRERGIHGPQSSEIEVAGREVLNFCANNYLGLANDPRIVAAAHAGLDDWGYGLASVRFICGTQELHLELERRVSDFLGYDDTILFSSCFDANGGVFEVLFGPDDAIISDELNHASIIDGIRLSKARRYRYKNRDLADLEAQLVAASDARRRVIVTDGVFSMDGYIAPLAEICDLADKYDALVFVDDSHAVGFVGEHGRGTPEHCGVEGRVDITTGTFGKALGGASGGYVAARQEIVDLLRQRARPYLFSNTLAPAIVAGTIQALELLASSGELRSRLRANSALFRSLMTDASFDLLPGEHPIVPVMFGDAALTARMADALQRHGVYVTAFSFPVVPRGAARIRVQLSAAHSEDEIRRCVAAFVAARDEVAAAG